A section of the Malania oleifera isolate guangnan ecotype guangnan chromosome 2, ASM2987363v1, whole genome shotgun sequence genome encodes:
- the LOC131148660 gene encoding protein DETOXIFICATION 41-like isoform X2 — MGSAEYEPLLLGLNSRTRIQDLSFNEVEEFLAQKPVAVRWWPRLVGWESRLLWLLSGASIVVSIFNYMLSFVTLMFTGHLGALELAGASIASVGIQGLAYGIMLGMASAVQTVCGQAYGAKKYGAMGVICQRAIILHLGAAILLTVIYWYSGTILRAIGQSDSISAQGQIFARGLILQLYAFAISCPMQRFLQAQNIVNPLAYMSIGVFLLHVPLTYLVVYVLDYGLLGAALTLSLSWWILALINGAYILSSPSCKETWLGFSVKAFEGIWPYFKLTVASAVMLCLEIWYNQGLVLISGLLPNPTISLDSISICMNYWNWDMMFMLGLSAAASVRVSNELGAGRPMVAKLSVVVVNGTSILISIFFSAIILIFRLELSKLFTSDTEVIEAVSKLTSLLAISVLLNGIQPILSGVAIGCGWQAVVAYVNLATYYIIGLPIGCVLGFKTSLGVAGIWWGMIIGVLLQTVTLIIITARTNWKAEVQKAVDRLKKSANEEVLTLVDSI, encoded by the exons ATGGGGTCGGCGGAGTACGAGCCGCTGCTGCTGGGGCTGAACTCCCGCACGCGGATACAGGACTTGTCCTTCAACGAGGTGGAGGAGTTTCTGGCGCAGAAGCCGGTGGCGGTGCGCTGGTGGCCGCGGCTGGTTGGCTGGGAGTCGAGGCTGCTCTGGCTCTTGTCCGGCGCCTCCATCGTGGTTTCCATCTTTAATTACATGCTCAGTTTTGTGACGCTCATGTTCACGGGGCATTTAGGGGCGCTCGAGCTCGCCGGGGCCTCCATTGCCAGCGTTGGAATTCAAGGCCTGGCTTATGGCATTATG TTGGGGATGGCTAGCGCTGTTCAAACAGTATGTGGGCAGGCTTATGGAGCGAAGAAGTACGGAGCAATGGGGGTAATATGCCAGAGAGCAATCATCCTGCACTTGGGAGCAGCCATTCTCCTCACAGTCATCTACTGGTACTCGGGCACAATCCTGCGAGCCATTGGGCAGTCGGACAGCATCAGTGCCCAAGGCCAGATTTTTGCACGCGGTTTGATCCTACAACTCTATGCGTTTGCAATTAGCTGCCCCATGCAGAGGTTCCTGCAGGCCCAGAACATTGTGAACCCTCTGGCTTACATGTCCATTGGGGTGTTCTTGCTCCATGTGCCCCTCACCTATTTGGTTGTTTATGTGTTGGACTATGGCCTTCTTGGGGCTGCTCTTACCCTCAGCCTCTCTTGGTGGATTCTGGCCCTCATAAATGGGGCTTACATTCTCTCTAGTCCATCTTGTAAGGAGACTTGGCTTGGTTTCTCTGTTAAAGCTTTCGAAGGGATATGGCCTTACTTCAAGCTCACTGTCGCTTCAGCTGTCATGTTGTG CTTGGAGATATGGTACAACCAAGGACTTGTGCTTATATCTGGCCTCCTTCCAAATCCAACAATCTCTTTGGACTCCATTTCCATCTG CATGAACTACTGGAATTGGGACATGATGTTTATGTTAGGCCTGAGCGCTGCAGCCAG TGTTCGAGTGAGTAATGAACTGGGGGCAGGTCGTCCTATGGTTGCAAAACTCTCAGTGGTTGTGGTGAACGGAACAAGCATCCTCATCAGTATCTTTTTCAGTGCAATTATTCTAATATTTCGGCTTGAATTAAGCAAACTGTTTACCAGTGATACTGAGGTCATTGAGGCGGTTTCCAAGTTGACCTCATTGCTAGCGATCTCTGTTTTATTAAATGGGATTCAACCCATACTCTCAG GGGTGGCCATTGGGTGTGGTTGGCAAGCTGTTGTGGCTTATGTTAACCTAGCCACTTACTATATAATAGGTCTCCCCATTGGATGTGTTCTTGGCTTCAAAACAAGTTTAGGAGTTGCA GGGATTTGGTGGGGGATGATAATTGGAGTTCTTTTACAGACAGTAACCCTTATAATAATCACGGCCAGAACAAATTGGAAGGCAGAG GTTCAAAAAGCCGTTGACCGCTTGAAGAAATCTGCAAATGAAGAAGTCCTGACCTTGGTGGACAGCATATGA
- the LOC131148660 gene encoding protein DETOXIFICATION 41-like isoform X1 translates to MGSAEYEPLLLGLNSRTRIQDLSFNEVEEFLAQKPVAVRWWPRLVGWESRLLWLLSGASIVVSIFNYMLSFVTLMFTGHLGALELAGASIASVGIQGLAYGIMLGMASAVQTVCGQAYGAKKYGAMGVICQRAIILHLGAAILLTVIYWYSGTILRAIGQSDSISAQGQIFARGLILQLYAFAISCPMQRFLQAQNIVNPLAYMSIGVFLLHVPLTYLVVYVLDYGLLGAALTLSLSWWILALINGAYILSSPSCKETWLGFSVKAFEGIWPYFKLTVASAVMLCLEIWYNQGLVLISGLLPNPTISLDSISICMNYWNWDMMFMLGLSAAASVRVSNELGAGRPMVAKLSVVVVNGTSILISIFFSAIILIFRLELSKLFTSDTEVIEAVSKLTSLLAISVLLNGIQPILSGVAIGCGWQAVVAYVNLATYYIIGLPIGCVLGFKTSLGVAGIWWGMIIGVLLQTVTLIIITARTNWKAEVISSPFHYLNCFSIRRIAFWCTDPQ, encoded by the exons ATGGGGTCGGCGGAGTACGAGCCGCTGCTGCTGGGGCTGAACTCCCGCACGCGGATACAGGACTTGTCCTTCAACGAGGTGGAGGAGTTTCTGGCGCAGAAGCCGGTGGCGGTGCGCTGGTGGCCGCGGCTGGTTGGCTGGGAGTCGAGGCTGCTCTGGCTCTTGTCCGGCGCCTCCATCGTGGTTTCCATCTTTAATTACATGCTCAGTTTTGTGACGCTCATGTTCACGGGGCATTTAGGGGCGCTCGAGCTCGCCGGGGCCTCCATTGCCAGCGTTGGAATTCAAGGCCTGGCTTATGGCATTATG TTGGGGATGGCTAGCGCTGTTCAAACAGTATGTGGGCAGGCTTATGGAGCGAAGAAGTACGGAGCAATGGGGGTAATATGCCAGAGAGCAATCATCCTGCACTTGGGAGCAGCCATTCTCCTCACAGTCATCTACTGGTACTCGGGCACAATCCTGCGAGCCATTGGGCAGTCGGACAGCATCAGTGCCCAAGGCCAGATTTTTGCACGCGGTTTGATCCTACAACTCTATGCGTTTGCAATTAGCTGCCCCATGCAGAGGTTCCTGCAGGCCCAGAACATTGTGAACCCTCTGGCTTACATGTCCATTGGGGTGTTCTTGCTCCATGTGCCCCTCACCTATTTGGTTGTTTATGTGTTGGACTATGGCCTTCTTGGGGCTGCTCTTACCCTCAGCCTCTCTTGGTGGATTCTGGCCCTCATAAATGGGGCTTACATTCTCTCTAGTCCATCTTGTAAGGAGACTTGGCTTGGTTTCTCTGTTAAAGCTTTCGAAGGGATATGGCCTTACTTCAAGCTCACTGTCGCTTCAGCTGTCATGTTGTG CTTGGAGATATGGTACAACCAAGGACTTGTGCTTATATCTGGCCTCCTTCCAAATCCAACAATCTCTTTGGACTCCATTTCCATCTG CATGAACTACTGGAATTGGGACATGATGTTTATGTTAGGCCTGAGCGCTGCAGCCAG TGTTCGAGTGAGTAATGAACTGGGGGCAGGTCGTCCTATGGTTGCAAAACTCTCAGTGGTTGTGGTGAACGGAACAAGCATCCTCATCAGTATCTTTTTCAGTGCAATTATTCTAATATTTCGGCTTGAATTAAGCAAACTGTTTACCAGTGATACTGAGGTCATTGAGGCGGTTTCCAAGTTGACCTCATTGCTAGCGATCTCTGTTTTATTAAATGGGATTCAACCCATACTCTCAG GGGTGGCCATTGGGTGTGGTTGGCAAGCTGTTGTGGCTTATGTTAACCTAGCCACTTACTATATAATAGGTCTCCCCATTGGATGTGTTCTTGGCTTCAAAACAAGTTTAGGAGTTGCA GGGATTTGGTGGGGGATGATAATTGGAGTTCTTTTACAGACAGTAACCCTTATAATAATCACGGCCAGAACAAATTGGAAGGCAGAGGTCATCTCATCTCCATTCCATTATCTGAACTGTTTTTCAATACGGCGAATTGCATTTTGGTGTACTGATCCTCAATGA